The genomic DNA ctgtGAGCTCCTGTCCTTCTTCATTATGGCTATAATCTTCTGAATAAATAGACTCAACTTCAAACTCTACACTGAACTGGTCTGAAACAGAACTGTGGTCAAACCAATCGGAGTTTTCGCTTAATGAACTGGCATCAAGATCctgaggggggagggaaaaagtaCACGCTCAACCTCACTAGTCCATATCCATAACCATTCCTGTTAAGATAGCTTGTATGGTAAAACTGAACTATCAAGTTTAATTAGCTATGGAAGAAATGAGACCAGCTGCTGTTAGACAAAACAACTTTTATGAGACAAACCTATACCAAGTAGGTAAAAATAAAGCTAGATCTGAAAGCCTTTTGTCAGTTCTGTAATAAGAGTCTGCAGTCAACCTACAGCCAGCTTGGAAGACTAGAGGTACTGTTTCACAAAGGCTCTCCTAAAAAGTGGGAGAACTGCAAGCAGATGCAGTCTTTTGGCTACATGTCATTAAATTCTCTATTCTCATCGACTTTATTAACCTTGAGACAGCAGCTAATCAATTATAAAATAGCAAGAGTTAAGATATATTACTAGTTCTGTCAATTCAGAGTGCAGCATATGACTATGAACACTGTTAGTTTAGATCTTCGTAACTTAATATAACCACAGATATCTGTCTCAGTGATTCCtgaagacaataaaaagaaaagcgAAGGGTTGGAAAATGAATAGTATATCATCAGGTCACTACTTCGTTCCGTTACGGAATCTGTACTGGAGCTACCAACTATTCCAAATTGTGGAATGTCTGTGACTGCTCTTCTTCTCTTAGCATTCTACagaatacttattttaaaacacaaaatacatcTGGCATTTTTTCAATACATGCCAAGCAGAaagaatctgtttttaaaagaacagttgtagttaatatatgaaaaaaaaattacttcagctttGTCAACAGATCTACAAAAGACCCCACTCCACCCACACAACTATTCTTTCagcctcttttcttccctcagaTACCATTGAAGGCATTGCTGCTTTTACTTAAGAACATTATGTTTTAAGATGCAATTTGCACTTGTGGCATCTGCAAAATTTGTaccacaaaaatatatttttttgacTTACAGGAATGGAAAGAGAATCTGTTGAATCACTGCTATTGCTTCTTTCACGGCACAGACCACTGACTACACACCATGAGAGACTTTCATCAAACGTCAACGAAATGCTGTCTGACTTGTGTCGTTTTCTTCTGTCACTATGCAGATCatctgaagaattttcttctggGCATATTCAAGAATTTTTATTACGAAAAAAACATCTATGCAATGTGCAGTTTTAAGCTTAACAGAAGCGTAAAATATAATGTTACTTATGtaacaatttaagaaaaataaagtaattcagtattattttgtgggggaaaaaaagtacaccaaaaacttgtttaaaaaagacacagaagcactgagaaacatgaaaaaaagagaaacattccTGAAACCAGGATTTCAGGGGCTGGCTTTCCCCACTTGTCCCATCAGTACGGCTTGTAAATGGCAGTCTCCACACGCAGGAAATAATTGCAAATTTGGAAGCATTTTTACTCCACTTCACACATGACATGTTAAATCCCTGgtaattttaagaaatgcagTCAGGATCTTAATTGTCCTAGATCCCTCTACAGTCAGTAGACAGAAAGGCACTTTCAGAGGGGTCCGAGCTCATCCTAGAATTTGCAGGGAGACAGCAACTAGCTCCCAGGTAACACACATACAAAGAACCTCATGCTATGCATGATAAGTAAGTTCAGGTTCAAGTTTCGGACACCTCAATGAATTTATCAGTTAATAGTTGCATTATATGCAATTACTCAACAGGATTTTGGTAACAAACCGTTATGACTTTCACCACACTAGCAAGAAAATCTTCAAGGCATACTGTATGAAAACTGAACTCGAAAGCATTGCTTTAAGCTGTGCTTACTAGATACGCTTCGTTGGAAGGCAAAAAgacaatgcttttaaaatacatcatgtTTTGAAACAACCACCTATGGCAGTGTAAGGAGCAGGGGGACAGCATTTTAGGGGTAGGCAAGTCAAAATTCAGCTCCGCTTTTAGGCGCTGTAAAGCCAGTATGTAAGTGCAGCGGAGTGAAAACCTCCCCCAAAGAGGCCTGACACCTTGGTTCATCCAACAGACCTCAGTAAGAGCCTGCTGCCCTCCTACAGGTGCCTTCTGCACCCACCCTCTATTGCCCAGCTTCTCCCTTGCCTTGAAAACACACCCTGACAATCCACAAGTCTTCAAGTCTTGAATCTTTCATTGTataagaaaagagaacaaaacactTGTACATACTTTGAGACTTCTCTTACTTTCCCTTGGTGCTTCTTGGCTCAGcccctctcttttctttttccgCCCTGAGAGCCCCACCAAATTTGGTGCCCCCAGGCCCAAGGGTTGCTCCTGTCCATCGTTGTCCTCATTTAGTTGTCATGGCTCCATGCTGTACTGATACTGTATCACCACAAGGTTTCTATACACTACATAAGCGGCTCCAAAGGAGCCGCTACCATCCCAATTTAACAAGAATAGTGGTTTAAAAGGAAGATTTCctataaattagaaaaaaagtgtatatAAAAACACTATATTAAAAGAACTTTTAAGGTTGTAACAAACTAATAAATGGATGCAAAGACAAGAGTTAATAATCAAGCCTACAATAAGTAAGCACAACACAGAACCGTATTTGCTCTGGGTCATGCCTAAATATTACAGGTCATGATGTTTAACTGAGACTTTCCATCCCTTCACTAGTTTTTGTTAcaacattaaaatgttcttttaatttagTGCAAACCGCTCAGCAATGCAGCACAGTTTCTGGACTGACCAACATAAGTGGCCGACgatgaacacaaaaaaatactacaCACAAgctgaggaactgaaaaatgttCCCAAGCAACTGAAGAAAAGGGAATTCTATGCAGTGACGGAAGGCAATCACTGCCTGAGTAATTACAACCACCAAGTCATGAGGTAACAGAGGTAAGTGATGGAACAAACTAACGTTAAGAAATTCCACAGAATAGCATTTAAGTAGAACTGTAGAGAACACTTCCACTGAGAAACTTCAGTGTTATTTATGCTGACCAGTTGTTATTTGCTGATTATTGGAAGAAATATTACGgattctgaaaatgtgtttgtcaGCGATTACTGAATAACCACAGTAAAGAGAAAGAGGATACAAATATGATGCTTATGTAAccagatgttttaaaaagcGCTTAATGAACGGTCAGGTATCTAAACATATCTGAACTCATGCCATATTACTACCTGACCTCTGATACCTGCCACCGATCGAAATCCAATGAAAACTAGTTTTAGAGagcaaacaaaatgtaaaagttTGTGGCTATCTACAGAGGGAACTAAAATGAATTTGACTACACCAGTCTTATAAACAAAAAGTGTTCTCATCGTGAAGACACCACAACTGATTAAGTCCTGCTGATGTGAGCAAGTTTAACAGATCTGTGGAACAAGTTACTCCATCATGTTACTAAAAAGTCTGAGAGATCCAAACTGCAATATGACACTGGAGCAACACAAGGAATTGTGTATTTCTTCCAGActgaacattttgttttagaTAAGCAGAGAAACATGAATAGTATGTCAGCATCTTTTAAAGTCAGTAAGGCAACAGAATGTACTTTTCCTAAGCGGCCATGCTACTGAAAGCTCTGCATCATAAATCTGCACATACCAGATTCACTGTGTGTTCTCCTTCTAGTAGATGTAGTTGGTCTGGAAGTCACATTTGATGAAGTCTGCTTCTCTTCTAACTCTTGCATGGATTCCTGGTTAACAAAATACTGAGTAAGCCTGAGCACAAGTATGTGGTAAAAGGCTAGAATCAACTACCTGCATCTAAACCACAGACACTGTCATGCAAAACTAAGTAGAATTTATACTTTcagaacatttatttaaaaaaaaaaaaaaaaatcaccgtAACATTCTCTTCTTCAAGCCGAAATCTGTCATCATCTTCAGGTGTGTCAGCAAGCCCAGAGtctgaaaccaaaccaaacaccatAATACAGTACAGCAGAAAAAGTTAGTTTCAGGCTCAAAAACATTACAATAAAAGCAAGGGAGAGAAGTTAACTGCACACAGCATTTACAAAGTAAATTCTATTTAGAACTTAAATTCagacattttgcaaaaaaatggaaaaatcaacCCCgttcctttgcttttcaggtgTGTGCAGCACTCTCCTTGTGACACTACTAAAGTGGGAaagtggggaggaagaagaaacctCAACTGCAaaaaattttattataaatgtcGACAAGTGAAGGCTGTGCATCAGCTGGGATTCTGCAGATATGAAAGAACACAggcaggaaatatttttcacttcttcctCTCCAAAGTATATTTTACTAGCTATCATCTTATGGGAATGCTGAATTAAAAAGACATaaactagaataaaaaaatatttgttattaatTATATATGCTTACAACCAGATGGACCCTGAATTAATAAATTATCTTTCAAGAAAAGAATGTGTGAGGTAATTTAAATCTGCAAGTGTAACAATAAGGGATAATAAAGAGAGCCTGTTTCCCACCTTTAGCACCTAACACTTGCCTTTAGGATTAATCAGAAACAAAGGGTGTCTTAATACGGATTTAGAAGCCAATTTACAAAATAGCTCCCCTTGTCTAACTTCTGGTTCACTCCTTACATTCGTCAAAAATTACCACTATATTGAGCATTTTTATACTTCAGGAAAGataactgtaagaaaaaattctccatttatgctacttttttaaatgtacagaCCTTTTAAAATAGGACTCAGTGTAGCTGAGAGTGACCAGTTCTAAATGTACTCCACACGCAGTTTTAAAATCGAAACACAACACtactaacagaaaaaacaaaaagcatttgccCCGACTTCATTAGTGGCATAAGTTCAAGAAGCTATTTTTGTCATATTAGAAACTAATTTTGCAATGTAGTCCTCTGTGTTCAGCTCTACACTTGCTCTGGTTCTAGTCAGACAAAATTACAGAATAGCTAATTATGGAGAGATCAAGGTTATCTGATCACTACATGCAAGATACATTGATTGAAGTTAGTTACATTTTCTCCACTAGTGTTTCCCAAAACAAAAGGTCCTCCCCAAACTAGCTTACCTTGTTGATTGATTGCTATCAGATTTCTGGAAATCATTGAATATAGTCTCCTTAGGCAGGGATAAAGAAAGAGATGTTGCAAATTAGCTACATGTAATTGCAAAAGACAGCTTACCATCTCTGAAGATtcaaagagttaaaaaaagGCCATACGCGTTACGTTCTCCATTATTTCACAACCAGACTCTCAGAAAAGAATCCCATTTTACCTGTGTTCTTTTACTGAAAAGCTTGTTACTCCAAATAAATCCCCCAGGAGATCATTTGCACAGTGTACAATATGTTGCTGTTTTTCATCATATAATTGTTTAGACATAATATATTGTCCAAGATAGAATATTACctgtaaaataaatagcatatACAGACATTAAATACCCAGGTTGATTCAAGTGTgagagaaaacacattaaattcATTGAAATTTGCTCTTCTCATAGATTGCCTAAAACTCCCATTTGAGGTACAATTTTCATCTATCATTCACCCAGTACTCCGCTCTTCTATAGATCACCAGATACTTCTGTTCACATTTTGAGAAACTAGTTTCTAAACAAACACCACCTAACCTGTCAGCAGGAGAATAAAAACAATACCTAGTCTTAATATCTTCTAGATAAGCCACAAACTCATTcacccaaaacaaaagaacaatcTACAGTATTCACTGTAATCTACCTGTAGTGATTAAAAGTTCTCACCTCCTTCATAGTAAAAGTGTCCTTTTCTGCACCAGCTAACTTTAACAACTTCAACAATAGTGGCTTTGGTTTAACCTGtgtggggaagaagaaaaacagaatgcaTCAACTATtcaccaaacaaaacactgtttagAGGCTGGCTTCCTCCTTCTGTATTATGTCGATATACAAACACACAACTACATTAAAACCTATCCACACACAAGATTTTTTGACTTGGCAGttaaactttaaagaaaataacaggaaCCAAATCATATTGAAGTCCTCATACACTGTCAGCACAAACCCTAATCTTTCATCACTGCATAAAGACTCCTCTACTTGAACTACAGGACTCATTTGGTAGTTCAAAGTACACGGCTGGGTCCTAAGGAATTCAGCTTCACTCCTTCAGTCACTACAGTGAGTGACTCCCAAAGGGGATGGAGGAAGGCAAATGGACCTTTGTGACTGTCAGGTCCAGAGTGCAAGTCACAAAGCAGAACACCGGTCCACCTCTTTCCTCGTTTCTTCCTGTGACAGTTGCTGGGTTTGCATTTGcctgccagctgggctgcaaATCTCTGAAGACTTTTCTTAACTAGGATAAGCACACCCCGTATGTACTTCAATCACTCCTACGTAGCAATGGCCCATCGTGTGCTAGCACAGTTACATGTGCGGCCAGTCTATGACAATTTCTGAGgttgaaaagggaaaagtttaaagttttggtttttttttttttaaaaaaaatcactttcccagccctctttttttatttttcttctggccCAAGCTGCGTCCAGATCCCATTCATTACACTGTTCCATAACCAGCTGTGCCAGTACGAGGGCAGGAGATGAGAACAGGCTGCAGTTGCTGCCACAACTGCGAACAAAATGCCTGTGAAGCCACTGATGGTTCCCACTGCAGTATATTCTAATATTGCCACTTTTAACAGTACATTAACCATTCTAAAACCAGGCTAATATTATAGCTATCCTAATGTATTccctaaaattaaaaaaaaaatgtataaaatgcttcttttctagGAAAGTGAATCAGTGTGAATCAAGTCTCATAAGACAAGGAATAAATGCCTAAcggaaggggggggggggggggaatttcCCTACATTCCATTTCAAGTATCTGCTAAAACCAACGTTTAAGTTGTAGTTCATTAACAAGAGATTAGTTCCATGAATTACacataatgaaaacaataaagcTTGTGGACAACCTTGGATGTCTATTCACCCGTTCTTAAGTACTGAATTATTTAGAGCGTCTGGCATATATTACAGTTTCATAAAGGAAGCAAACAATAACTTATTAAACTACTAATGACAGCTGAGCAtaggaaagcaaagaacagtTTCAGATCTCTGAATCCACAACCAGACCCATGGGTTCAAGATGCTTTTACTGCCCAGCCCTCTCTCCCCGACTCCTGCATGTATGAAGTTCTTGACAATAGCATCACATTAtgacaactttaaaaaaaaaataaacgaGAAAAAAACATCAACTTCAAACTGTCTGCTGTTCTGCTATTCACTTTTTCGAAGTTGTTATTGgtctacatttttaaattttacccTTCTACAAGAAGTAATCCACTTCAAGCGTCGCTATTCAcatgcctttttaaaatcacatcTCAGGTCTAACACACAGGCTTCCACCCTGAAGAAAACTTACCACCCTCAAGAAAACTTAGTCAGAAAGCCAGGACAGCAGAACTGTCACTGTATGATGGAAAGCCTAGATACGCAAAGTCATAAACACAGACCAAACGAAGCCTCTTATTACAACTTCCTTATGAATTCCAATAaaggataaaatgaaaatgccgAAGTCGAAAACCTTCAGTTGTAATGACAAGATTATTTCACAACGTACGTTTTCCACAACGGAGATCTTCCACAACCCTTCAGTTATGAACTATTAACAATTCTCACCACCAAATACTTACCGTGATCAAACCGGACCATAAAGTTCCTTTTTATTACAAGAAAGCAACCTGGCCATCAAAAGTCTCCAGGAAACAGAGCCCAGGCCTAAACCATCACCCTCAGGTCTCAACCACGAACGAGAAAGATTTGCTTCACAAGTACGGGATCAAACCCAGCCCATCTTCAGCGGATCTCCTGGCTCTTCGCTACCCGGCGCTGGCTGAGCGAGGCTGCTGCCCTTCTGAACGAGCAGCCAGAAACTCtgcaaaaagcatgaaaaactCGCGCGTCCAACAGAGCTACTGACCAGCGCCTCTTGCTCCGAAGCGGTGACAGAGGAGGCATCCGTGAGGGAGGACATCTTGGTATTGCACATTTGCCTGCAACGAAGGGGGGGAACAACCTCACAACGCGGCACACAGCTACACAACCGGGGTCGTGCCGTCCCCGCCCCGAGACGCGGGGGTGCAGCCGCCACCCCGCCTGCGCCCACTCACCCTTCGCCGGCCGCGGGTATCTGGGCCGAGTCGGGCCGGGCCGGGTCTTATATAGCGCTGCCAAGAGGCGGCATGTCGGGGCTTAGCTCCTGCGCCGGCCGCGGCCCGACATGCCCGAGCATGACCCGGCACGGCGCTGCCGAGTCACTgcgggaggcgggcgggggctgACGCTGACTCACCGCGGCCGCCAGGACcggacggggcgggggggggcagcggcggcggggggcggcggcggggagcggcggccccggcccctcgccCTCCCGCCCCGGCCTCTCCCCCCGCGCCGGCGGAAGCCAGAGCGCTCACCTCAGCGCCGCCAGCGAGCTCCCCCGCCACGCCGCAgccgcccctcccc from Falco rusticolus isolate bFalRus1 chromosome 5, bFalRus1.pri, whole genome shotgun sequence includes the following:
- the MDM2 gene encoding E3 ubiquitin-protein ligase Mdm2 isoform X2 — protein: MCNTKMSSLTDASSVTASEQEALVKPKPLLLKLLKLAGAEKDTFTMKEVIFYLGQYIMSKQLYDEKQQHIVHCANDLLGDLFGVTSFSVKEHRRLYSMISRNLIAINQQDSGLADTPEDDDRFRLEEENVTESMQELEEKQTSSNVTSRPTTSTRRRTHSESENSSDDLHSDRRKRHKSDSISLTFDESLSWCVVSGLCRERSNSSDSTDSLSIPDLDASSLSENSDWFDHSSVSDQFSVEFEVESIYSEDYSHNEEGQELTDEDDEVYQLTIYQDDDSDADSFDEDPEISLADYWKCPECSEMNPPLPRHCHRCWALREDWLPDEKSNKLEKSKLESSFPLESEEGFDVPDCKKVKMTEDKGRAVEESEDKAVQISESQESEDFSQPSTSSSMFCGSQEDYKEPEKREMQDKEENMECTLPITSIEPCVICQSRPKNGCIVHGKTGHLMSCFTCARKLKKRNKPCPVCRQPIQMIVLTYFS
- the MDM2 gene encoding E3 ubiquitin-protein ligase Mdm2 isoform X1, producing MCNTKMSSLTDASSVTASEQEALVKPKPLLLKLLKLAGAEKDTFTMKEVIFYLGQYIMSKQLYDEKQQHIVHCANDLLGDLFGVTSFSVKEHRRLYSMISRNLIAINQQDSGLADTPEDDDRFRLEEENVTESMQELEEKQTSSNVTSRPTTSTRRRTHSESEENSSDDLHSDRRKRHKSDSISLTFDESLSWCVVSGLCRERSNSSDSTDSLSIPDLDASSLSENSDWFDHSSVSDQFSVEFEVESIYSEDYSHNEEGQELTDEDDEVYQLTIYQDDDSDADSFDEDPEISLADYWKCPECSEMNPPLPRHCHRCWALREDWLPDEKSNKLEKSKLESSFPLESEEGFDVPDCKKVKMTEDKGRAVEESEDKAVQISESQESEDFSQPSTSSSMFCGSQEDYKEPEKREMQDKEENMECTLPITSIEPCVICQSRPKNGCIVHGKTGHLMSCFTCARKLKKRNKPCPVCRQPIQMIVLTYFS